A single region of the Oscillospiraceae bacterium genome encodes:
- a CDS encoding Rpn family recombination-promoting nuclease/putative transposase produces MENEHNILKSILPPTDDRLFKLLMTSPELRPGLADIISSIIRQPVADVEIRNNELPTDDVDDKQERLDINCVTDDGRQVNLEMQASRIEELPGGAHDNLKNKSVYYLCDLFSTQSVKGKDYNKPAKTYQVTFCAYTVFPGRESFVNEFTLRNEDGEPLADAITVVFVELSKLEGVLRKPVEEMTSLEMWAIFLQYADKPEKKEIIERVAEAKGEIKMALNTLIHVSQDERERAINRSRRMWQTDMESNLNTAKESGIIKGKTEMALAIAKNLLMLGLPAAQIVKATGLSESEVEKLRS; encoded by the coding sequence TTGGAAAACGAACATAATATACTAAAAAGCATACTGCCGCCCACCGACGACAGGCTTTTTAAGCTGCTGATGACAAGCCCCGAACTGCGTCCGGGTCTCGCCGACATCATTTCAAGCATTATCCGTCAGCCGGTGGCTGATGTGGAAATCCGCAACAACGAGCTCCCCACCGACGACGTTGACGATAAACAGGAGCGGCTTGACATAAACTGCGTTACGGACGATGGCAGGCAGGTCAACCTTGAAATGCAGGCGTCCCGCATAGAGGAGCTTCCGGGCGGTGCTCATGATAATCTGAAGAACAAATCCGTATACTATTTGTGCGACCTTTTCTCCACCCAGAGCGTCAAGGGCAAGGATTACAACAAACCGGCAAAGACATATCAGGTCACGTTCTGCGCGTATACGGTGTTCCCAGGGCGCGAGAGCTTCGTTAACGAGTTCACTTTGCGTAACGAAGACGGCGAGCCGCTGGCCGACGCGATTACGGTGGTATTTGTGGAATTGTCGAAGCTGGAGGGCGTACTGCGAAAGCCCGTAGAGGAAATGACTTCGCTGGAGATGTGGGCGATCTTTCTGCAATACGCCGACAAGCCGGAAAAGAAGGAAATCATCGAGCGCGTAGCCGAGGCGAAAGGGGAGATCAAGATGGCTCTGAACACACTTATCCACGTTAGTCAGGACGAGCGCGAGCGCGCGATCAACCGCAGCCGTCGTATGTGGCAGACCGATATGGAATCCAATTTGAATACCGCAAAAGAAAGCGGCATAATTAAAGGTAAAACTGAAATGGCACTTGCTATTGCAAAAAACCTCCTGATGCTTGGCTTGCCGGCAGCGCAAATCGTCAAAGCGACGGGGTTGTCGGAATCCGAAGTTGAAAAGCTGCGTTCGTAG